A stretch of DNA from Bacillus sp. Marseille-Q1617:
GATGAAGTCGCTCACCGCATCTACCGATATAAAGAAGTGAAGAGTGTGTACCTGATGTCAGGGGCATATGATCTATCGGTTACGGTGGAAGGGCGGTCCATGAATGAAGTCGCTACCTTTGTCTCTGAAAAACTATCGACACTTGATTCGGTTTTGTCCACCACGACCCATTTTCAGCTGAAAAAATACAAGCATGATGGCACCATTTTCGGTGATTCTCATGAAGATAAACGGATTGTGGTGTCCCCATGACAATAAAGACATCATACATTGCGAAGTCGGTTGAAAACCTGAAGCCGTCCGGAATCCGTAAATTCTTTGATCTGGCGGCCAATATGGAAGGCGTCATTTCCCTTGGCGTCGGGGAGCCGGACTTCATTACATCTTGGACGGTAAGGGAAGCTGCGATTCTCTCATTGGAGCAGGGTTTTACTTCTTATACGGCTAATGCAGGCCTATTGGAGCTCCGAAAAAAAATCAGCAGCTATATGAAGAATGGTTATGGAGTCGGATATGATCCGGGAACGGAAATCATCGTGACGGTCGGGGCGAGCCAGGCACTCGATATCAGTATGCGTGCCATCATCGATCCGGGTGATGAAGTGGTCGTTGTCGAGCCGGGCTTTGTATCGTATGTCCCGCTTGTTCAGCTTGCAGGGGGAAAGCCTGTAACCGTCGAAACAAAGCCCGAGAATGGCTTTAAACTGACTGCAGAAGAACTTGAGGCAGCGATTACGGACAGAACGAAAGCCGTATTGATATGCTCACCGAACAATCCGACCGGAACCGTATTGGAAAGGGAAAATCTTGAAGAGCTTGCAGACGTTATACGCCGAAATGATTTGGTGGTGCTTTCGGATGAAATCTATTCCGAGCTTGCTTACGACCGGGGCCATGTGTCAATCGCGTCTTTCGAAGGAATGAGGGACAGAACGATTGTGATAAACGGCTTTTCGAAAGGATTTGCGATGACTGGCTGGAGGCTCGGTTTTATATGCGCTCCGGTGGAAATCGCCGAACCTCTGTTGAAAATTCACCAGTACGCCATGATGTGCGCATCGACTCCTGCTCAATATGCTGCCGTCGAAGCACTTGATAAAGGGATGGAAGATGTAGTTGATATGAAGCGAAGCTACCGCCATCGCCGGCATTATTTTGTCGATTCATTAAATGAGATGGGGCTTACATGCCACTTGCCGGGTGGTGCATTTTATGCATTCCCGTCTGTTGCCAAAACAGGCCTGTCCTCTGAAGAGTTTGCAGAAAAGCTGCTGATGGAAGAAAAGGTGGCAGTCGTACCCGGGAATGTGTTCGGGAAGGGCGGAGAAGGACATATCAGATGTTCGTATGCTTCTTCCATGGAACAGCTGCAGGAAGCTGTGAAGCGGATGAAGAGATTTGTTGAGAATCATAGCTAGCTATATTTTGCCCAGGTGCTGACATGTAGGCACCTGGTTTTTTTGATGCCTTGTTTTAAGCAAAAAAAAATAGGACGATTGAATAATCGTCCAACAAATGAAAACAAAAGGGGGAATACTTAGAAAGCTTAGTCTCAGTATGACCCGTTTTGAAGAATGATATACATACATTTTGAATGTTTATTTTTCATACTTAACTTCATAAAGCATCTGCATGACGCGGAGAAAATCGTCTTCTGAGAATTCCTTTGCTTTGCGGAGGATCAGCTTTGTCCGTTTGGAACCTATCTCTTTAATGAGCTGTTCGATCTCAGAATCGATCCCTGCCGGATGATGATTGATCATTTCACGTTCCAAAAGCTCGGAAGCTGGGATATCAAGAACGGTTGACAGCTTTAAAATGGTTTGTGTATCAGGGATCTGTTCATTGTTTTCATACTTCTCAATCGTACTGGCGCCTAAGCGAGCTTTAAGGGCTAACTCGCGCTGAGAAATGTTTCGATCTTCTCTGACTCTCTTCAAATTCTCACCAAAGTGTGACATCTTACAGCCCTCCCAAATATCAAGTCTTCTTCTTATTTCTATTTTATCACCAAGTGGAAAAAATTAGACTGTCCACCCGTGAACAAAATGTTAAAAATGAAGGCCAGCCCCTCATCGCTTTTACGATGAGGGACTGGCCTGAAGTGGATTATATAAACTTAGATATGAATACAAATATGATCGCAATCGGGACGATATAGCGGAGAATGGAGATCCACAAGTTGAATAGTCCTCTGGAGGTCGATGATCCCTGCTGGATTTCATTCCACACTTCTGCCCTTTTCAAGCGATAGGATACAAAAATACTAATAAACAATGCCCCGATCGGCAGTCCGAAGCTGCTGGTGATAAAGTCAGCAAAATCAAAGAAATTCCGGTCGAAAAGAATGAAGTCGCCGAAGACTCCAAATGACAGCGCACTTGGTATTCCA
This window harbors:
- a CDS encoding Lrp/AsnC family transcriptional regulator, whose protein sequence is MQLSELELDLLRILQKDARISSENLGKMVQVSSEEVETALTKLEKENILVRYSSIVDWSKVEGHEGVTAMIDVKVAPKRGVGFDEVAHRIYRYKEVKSVYLMSGAYDLSVTVEGRSMNEVATFVSEKLSTLDSVLSTTTHFQLKKYKHDGTIFGDSHEDKRIVVSP
- a CDS encoding aminotransferase, encoding MTIKTSYIAKSVENLKPSGIRKFFDLAANMEGVISLGVGEPDFITSWTVREAAILSLEQGFTSYTANAGLLELRKKISSYMKNGYGVGYDPGTEIIVTVGASQALDISMRAIIDPGDEVVVVEPGFVSYVPLVQLAGGKPVTVETKPENGFKLTAEELEAAITDRTKAVLICSPNNPTGTVLERENLEELADVIRRNDLVVLSDEIYSELAYDRGHVSIASFEGMRDRTIVINGFSKGFAMTGWRLGFICAPVEIAEPLLKIHQYAMMCASTPAQYAAVEALDKGMEDVVDMKRSYRHRRHYFVDSLNEMGLTCHLPGGAFYAFPSVAKTGLSSEEFAEKLLMEEKVAVVPGNVFGKGGEGHIRCSYASSMEQLQEAVKRMKRFVENHS
- a CDS encoding helix-turn-helix domain-containing protein, whose protein sequence is MSHFGENLKRVREDRNISQRELALKARLGASTIEKYENNEQIPDTQTILKLSTVLDIPASELLEREMINHHPAGIDSEIEQLIKEIGSKRTKLILRKAKEFSEDDFLRVMQMLYEVKYEK